A single region of the Triticum dicoccoides isolate Atlit2015 ecotype Zavitan chromosome 2B, WEW_v2.0, whole genome shotgun sequence genome encodes:
- the LOC119360975 gene encoding uncharacterized protein LOC119360975 — protein MDPKKSIDDKFSKLHPSLPIDTRIGIVGAGPSGLSAAYALAKLGYCNVTVFEKCKTVSGMCESIDIEGRTYDLGGQVIAANSAPAITHLAKGVGAEFEEMDSHRLALIDSQTGNIRDLEVAEDYVSMVSLTLKLQDEANKSGRVGIHALSGLASDPTPQFLRQHGINSVPKSVAYGYTASGYGFVQDMPYAFIQEFTRTSMAGKIRRFKHGYMSMWEKLSQSLPFEVLCGTEVLRVRRSSNGASVTIKKDNGDKQVMEFDKIIFSGALAFKNGNTYRSSSLTDGESEVVELNDLERELFSKVQTVDYYTTVVKINGFEHMPKGFYYFGEFMEDPATIGHPVAMQKFFDGTDIFLFWSYGNSADINGSYVAKCVTDIVSSMGGTAQNVLLQRRFKYFPHVNSEDMKDGFYERLESELQGYQNTYYVGGLLAFELTERNASYSIAAVCKHFAIDVEQTVTPYVKQPFTS, from the exons ATGGACCCAAAGAAATCAATAGATGATAAATTCTCTAAGTTGCATCCAAGTTTGCCAATAGACACTAGAATTGGCATAGTGGGAGCAGGGCCAAGTGGCTTATCAGCAGCCTACGCACTAGCTAAACTTGGGTACTGCAATGTAACCGTGTTTGAGAAATGCAAGACTGTTTCAGGGATGTGTGAGTCCATTGACATAGAAG GAAGAACATATGACTTGGGAGGACAAGTTATAGCAGCAAACAGTGCGCCTGCTATAACTCACCTGGCAAAAGGGGTAGGAGCTGAATTCGAGGAGATGGATTCACACAGGCTTGCTCTGATCGACAGCCAAACTGGAAATATTCGAGATCTTGAAGTAGCTGAGGACTATGTATCCATGGTATCTCTGACGCTAAAACTACAG GATGAAGCAAATAAGTCAGGCCGAGTGGGCATCCATGCTCTCAGTGGATTGGCTTCTGACCCAACTCCTCAGTTTTTGAGGCAGCATGGGATAAATTCAGTTCCGAAATCTGTAGCATATGGATACACAGCTTCTGGCTATGGTTTTGTTCAAGACATGCCCTATGCTTTCATTCAAGAATTCACTAGAACCTCTATGGCTGGCAAAATCCGACGTTTCAAGCATGGCTACATGAGCATGTGGGAGAAACTTAGTCAGTCATTACCATTTGAAGTTCTTTGTGGCACGGAGGTTTTGAGAGTCAGGCGCAGCAGCAATGGTGCAAGTGTAACCATTAAGAAGGACAATGGTGACAAACAAGTAATGGAGTTTGACAAAATTATATTCTCAGGTGCTCTTGCTTTTAAAAATGGCAATACATATCGATCTTCTAGTCTCACTG ATGGAGAAAGTGAAGTGGTGGAACTGAATGATCTCGAAAGAGAACTATTCAGTAAGGTACAGACAGTGGACTACTATACTACTGTTGTTAAGATCAATGGATTTGAGCACATGCCAAAGGGATTTTACTACTTTGGAGAATTCATGGAGGATCCAGCAACAATAGGGCATCCAGTGGCAATGCAAAAATTCTTTGATGGCACGGACATTTTCTTGTTCTGGTCTTATGGGAATTCAGCAGACATCAACGGTTCATATGTGGCTAAATGTGTGACGGACATTGTGAGTTCTATGGGAGGCACTGCTCAGAATGTGCTTTTGCAGCGTCGATTCAAGTATTTCCCTCATGTTAACAGTGAAG ACATGAAAGATGGATTCTATGAGAGGCTTGAATCTGAGTTGCAAGGCTATCAGAACACTTACTATGTTGGAGGTCTGCTAGCATTTGAGCTTACCGAAAGAAATGCTTCATACTCCATTGCGGCTgtttgtaaacactttgccatcgaTGTTGAGCAAACTGTAACTCCTTATGTCAAG CAACCCTTCACCTCCTAG